The proteins below come from a single Chryseobacterium sp. MA9 genomic window:
- a CDS encoding AraC family transcriptional regulator → MLNDYKKYELFGKTLIQKIDITGPFRYDFPVSEQACFLYVIKGEFQYKTDEQEFDIPTHYSLFLNCISSGKHIQNSNLESNCQVVIVTFYPDILKRIYDRELPSLLQKPANMVSNQSSEKINNDFLIQKYVEGLLFYFENPSLINEDILILKLKEIMLLLAQSQNANAVQLILSQLFSPTTYSFKQIIEANLFSQLTIEQLAEKSNLSISSFKREFAKLYEDTPANYIRNKKLEKAAELLLISDERITDIAFDCGFNDLATFTKNFSDKYHISPSAYRQERKEK, encoded by the coding sequence ATGCTGAATGATTATAAAAAATACGAATTGTTTGGAAAGACTCTGATACAGAAAATTGATATAACGGGCCCATTCAGATATGATTTTCCGGTTTCGGAGCAAGCCTGTTTTCTGTATGTGATTAAAGGAGAATTTCAATATAAAACAGATGAGCAGGAATTTGATATTCCTACCCATTACTCCCTGTTTCTGAACTGTATCAGCTCAGGAAAGCATATTCAAAATTCAAATTTAGAAAGTAACTGCCAGGTCGTCATTGTAACCTTCTACCCTGATATCCTGAAAAGAATTTACGACAGAGAGTTGCCTTCTTTACTGCAGAAACCTGCAAACATGGTTTCAAATCAATCCAGTGAGAAAATAAATAACGATTTTCTGATTCAAAAATATGTAGAAGGATTGCTTTTTTACTTTGAAAATCCTTCGCTCATTAATGAAGATATATTAATTCTTAAGCTAAAAGAGATTATGTTATTGCTGGCTCAGTCACAGAATGCCAATGCAGTTCAATTGATTTTGTCTCAACTTTTCTCTCCAACCACTTATTCTTTTAAGCAAATCATTGAAGCCAACTTGTTTTCGCAACTCACCATTGAACAGCTTGCAGAAAAAAGTAACCTGAGTATATCATCCTTCAAAAGAGAATTCGCAAAACTTTATGAGGATACTCCAGCCAATTATATAAGAAACAAAAAGCTGGAAAAGGCTGCCGAACTGCTTTTAATATCCGATGAACGGATTACTGATATCGCTTTTGACTGTGGGTTTAATGATCTGGCAACTTTTACAAAAAATTTCAGCGACAAATATCATATTTCCCCGTCAGCTTATCGTCAGGAACGGAAAGAAAAATAA
- a CDS encoding type IA DNA topoisomerase — MKLCIAEKPSVARDIAKVLGATTPKQGYMEGNGYCVTWTFGHLCTLKEPHDYGPQFKSWNLFSLPIIPSSFGIKLIPNKGVENQFKVIERLVEECDEVINCGDAGQEGELIQRWVLQKAKCNKPIQRLWISSLTEDAIKEGFASLKPAEDYKNLYLAGNARAIGDWLLGINATRLFTKKFGGNKAVLSIGRVQTPTLAMLVQRQKEIDAFTTEEYWELKTKYRDVIFNAAIDRLKTLERAEKGLEYLKVNPFEIVSFEIKEGKEKNPRLFDLTGLQVEANKKYGYSAENTLNYIQSLYEKKHVTYPRVDTTYLSESLYPKIAGILQKMYPYQELIAPLLEAPIPKSKAVFDDTKVTDHHAIIPTEIPPSQNLSREEKLIYDLIAKRFIAVFYPECKISNTLVEGKVGTIPFKTSGRQVLEAGWRAVYAKEPKEETTDKEKEKEEEQTIPEFIVGETGPHDPMIHQGKTTPPKPYTEATLLRAMETAGKQVEDEELREMLKNNGIGRPSTRANIIETLFKRKYIEKKRKNLIATQTGIQLIDTIEDELLKSPELTGEWESKLRKIEKGEYEANLFKEELIQMVTELTEKVVYGKGKVITLQEEEKEEVKEKKKREPAQKKELQSWEETKCPKCKEHNLIKGKTAVGCSDFKNCGFKITFEIFGKKLSDKQLLDLVLKGKTSKLKGFTTHPETIAEGILTLTDDFQTHLS; from the coding sequence ATGAAATTATGTATTGCCGAGAAACCCAGTGTTGCCAGAGATATCGCCAAAGTATTGGGCGCTACCACGCCTAAACAAGGCTATATGGAAGGGAACGGCTATTGCGTAACATGGACGTTCGGACACCTTTGTACCCTGAAAGAACCTCACGACTACGGTCCTCAGTTCAAATCCTGGAATCTTTTTTCATTACCAATTATTCCCAGCAGTTTTGGTATCAAGCTGATCCCGAATAAAGGTGTTGAAAACCAGTTTAAAGTGATTGAAAGATTGGTCGAAGAATGTGATGAGGTCATTAACTGCGGGGATGCCGGGCAGGAGGGAGAACTCATTCAGCGTTGGGTATTACAGAAAGCAAAATGTAACAAACCCATCCAGCGTTTATGGATTTCTTCATTGACGGAGGATGCCATTAAAGAAGGTTTTGCCAGTTTAAAACCTGCAGAAGATTATAAAAACCTGTATCTGGCTGGAAATGCCAGAGCCATAGGAGATTGGTTATTGGGAATCAATGCTACCAGACTTTTCACAAAGAAATTTGGTGGAAATAAAGCAGTTCTTTCCATTGGAAGAGTGCAAACTCCGACATTGGCGATGCTGGTTCAGCGTCAGAAAGAAATTGATGCCTTTACCACAGAAGAATATTGGGAACTGAAGACTAAATACCGTGACGTTATTTTCAATGCAGCGATTGATCGTTTAAAAACACTGGAGCGTGCTGAAAAAGGATTGGAATATCTTAAAGTAAATCCATTTGAAATTGTTTCTTTCGAAATTAAAGAAGGAAAAGAAAAAAATCCACGACTTTTCGATTTGACCGGACTTCAGGTAGAAGCCAATAAAAAATACGGATACTCAGCAGAAAATACACTGAATTATATTCAAAGTCTTTACGAAAAGAAACACGTGACTTACCCTCGTGTTGATACTACTTATCTATCCGAGAGTTTATATCCGAAAATAGCTGGTATTCTTCAAAAGATGTATCCTTATCAGGAATTAATTGCCCCATTATTGGAGGCTCCGATTCCAAAATCAAAGGCTGTTTTCGACGATACAAAAGTAACCGACCACCATGCGATCATTCCTACGGAAATTCCGCCTTCTCAAAACCTGAGCAGGGAAGAAAAACTGATTTATGATCTGATTGCAAAACGTTTTATCGCCGTATTCTATCCGGAATGTAAAATTTCCAATACTTTAGTGGAAGGAAAAGTAGGAACTATTCCTTTCAAAACCAGTGGAAGACAGGTTCTTGAAGCAGGATGGAGAGCTGTCTATGCCAAAGAACCAAAAGAAGAAACCACCGATAAGGAAAAAGAAAAAGAAGAAGAACAAACCATCCCTGAGTTTATTGTAGGAGAAACCGGGCCACACGATCCAATGATCCATCAAGGAAAAACAACACCTCCAAAACCCTATACAGAAGCAACGTTGCTGAGAGCCATGGAAACAGCCGGAAAGCAGGTAGAAGATGAGGAACTGCGCGAAATGTTGAAAAATAACGGTATCGGAAGACCATCCACCCGTGCGAACATCATCGAAACACTTTTCAAAAGAAAATACATCGAGAAAAAAAGGAAAAACCTCATCGCAACCCAAACCGGAATTCAGTTGATAGATACCATCGAGGACGAGCTCTTAAAAAGCCCGGAACTTACCGGAGAATGGGAATCCAAACTTCGTAAAATTGAAAAAGGTGAGTATGAAGCCAATCTTTTCAAAGAAGAGCTGATTCAGATGGTTACAGAACTTACGGAAAAAGTGGTGTATGGAAAGGGAAAGGTCATTACTCTTCAGGAAGAAGAAAAAGAGGAAGTAAAAGAGAAGAAAAAAAGAGAACCTGCACAGAAAAAAGAACTTCAGTCCTGGGAAGAAACAAAATGCCCAAAATGTAAAGAACACAACCTGATCAAAGGAAAAACAGCAGTAGGATGTTCCGATTTCAAAAACTGCGGCTTTAAAATAACTTTTGAAATTTTTGGTAAAAAATTATCAGATAAACAGCTTTTAGACCTCGTTTTAAAAGGGAAAACTTCAAAATTAAAAGGTTTTACCACACATCCGGAAACTATTGCAGAGGGTATTTTGACGTTGACTGACGATTTTCAGACACACCTTAGCTAA
- a CDS encoding M17 family peptidase N-terminal domain-containing protein, whose protein sequence is MKKISKLYIIAGLLFTTLIFSQNTTAIGTSKTWGTVDGISMVGLVQGPSSADAQLQVSCVFEYTEGDIFNAQALPAKLNGLVHLDEALKGELTNLRKTGQFQGHSLETILITPPAGSMSAKKLLLIGLGDRNKFTPDLMTSVGEVAAREAMRLGVINFAFASDLKDAGIDSPTALIAGNIVRGIVHANRSENYLKEHKLSTTKKIGKVYLLAGPAFFETAGGGIADAISEAQKK, encoded by the coding sequence ATGAAAAAAATAAGCAAATTATACATCATTGCAGGGTTGCTGTTTACAACATTGATTTTCTCACAAAATACAACAGCCATTGGAACCTCTAAAACCTGGGGAACCGTAGACGGAATTTCCATGGTTGGATTGGTACAGGGACCTTCCTCAGCAGATGCCCAACTTCAGGTATCCTGTGTTTTCGAATATACAGAAGGAGACATCTTCAATGCTCAGGCATTACCGGCCAAATTGAACGGATTGGTTCACCTTGATGAGGCTTTAAAAGGAGAACTGACCAACCTTAGAAAAACAGGACAGTTTCAGGGACATTCTTTGGAAACCATTTTAATTACACCGCCTGCAGGATCTATGTCTGCAAAGAAATTATTATTGATTGGTTTAGGTGACCGTAACAAATTCACTCCAGATTTAATGACTTCCGTGGGAGAAGTAGCGGCCCGCGAAGCGATGAGATTAGGCGTTATCAATTTTGCCTTTGCCAGCGACCTGAAAGATGCAGGAATAGATTCTCCAACCGCTTTGATAGCAGGAAATATCGTAAGAGGAATTGTACATGCCAACCGTTCTGAAAATTACCTGAAAGAACACAAACTATCCACCACCAAAAAAATAGGAAAAGTATACCTTCTGGCTGGCCCTGCCTTCTTTGAAACCGCAGGCGGTGGAATTGCCGATGCCATTTCAGAAGCTCAAAAAAAATAA